The following proteins are encoded in a genomic region of Palaemon carinicauda isolate YSFRI2023 chromosome 19, ASM3689809v2, whole genome shotgun sequence:
- the LOC137659188 gene encoding uncharacterized protein, protein MVLRRLQWVVGPLHDRLYAYTRGIGKQKCLADVMATVNGKSALVVFLDLEKAYELASSDAILTSLVIKGVRGHLLAWTQKYTQTREARVTFQGATSPYIPLENGTPQGGILSPFLFNVLMENILKEDYPEGIQIFIYADDNCVVCSQTVNNKHRKMQIALDTIAASCQRICSPVLTTLSPTQEKTIKIIQNNAVRTILGAPIWTRLSLLRAETHLLPLTDRINSRNSSIIFKTFKTNRNCPLHNKLQGLISLSEDLAPPHTYADHLITALRSTGSQTMLSTLKKDTFHPDFSEKPPWNPSPIKYHYNTLPFSRVLCPPAQAFRVALDSITLTLADIVYYTDGSVDREVPAAAAAAAVYSPHFSACWGISNNASTLQIELVAILKALTHSLTSQGNTLIHTDSIGAMAAIRSQDIRENTLIISSIRQIAHTHALQNRQVTLNWIPSHIGILGNEEADQLAKQALQVTTISIILNPSHEQFKSAMNAYSQTQLHSSIRQALFASSKSAKWYINTTNLAPHDLPKNMFRKLAVIYHRLRLGYPCSWEIIHPEDRQCRYCEAVPALPLEHYLCHCPETTNLKQNLGQGVPHTAEQVTAHILKNIETLAGFLRSYPPPR, encoded by the exons ATGGTCCTCCGGCGACTTCAGTGGGTGGTGGGCCCTTTGCACGACAGGCTCTATGCCTACACGAGAGGCATTGGAAAACAAAAATGTCTAGCTGATGTCATGGCCACAGTCAACGGAAAAAGCGCACTagttgttttccttgatcttgagaaggcCTATGAGCTAGCCAGCTCTGACGCTATTCTGACATCGCTAGTCATCAAAGGCGTCAGAGGCCACCTCCTTGCGTGGACGCAGAAATATACCCAAACCAGGGAAGCTAGAGTTACTTTCCAGGGAGCCACGTCACCATACATACCACTCGAAAATGGTACTCCACAAGGAGGGATATTAAGCCCCTTCTTATTCAATGTACTAatggaaaatatattgaaagaagactACCCGGAGGGCATTCAAATCTTCATCTACGCAGACGATAACTGCGTTGTCTGCTCACAAACAGTCAACAACAAACACCGTAAAATGCAAATCGCCCTAGACACCATTGCAGCAAGCTGCCAG AGAATATGCAGCCCTGTTCTCACTACCCTCAGCCCTACACAAGAAAAGACcatcaaaataattcaaaataatgccgTGAGGACCATCCTCGGTGCCCCGATATGGACCAGGCTCTCACTGCTTCGAGCCGAAACCCATCTCCTGCCACTCACAGATAGGATAAACTCACGGAACAGctctataatcttcaaaactttcaaGACCAACCGGAACTGCCCACTCCATAACAAACTTCAAGGCCTAATCTCTCTTTCGGAAGATTTGGCCCCTCCTCACACCTATGCTGACCATCTTATCACAGCACTAAGATCCACCGGCTCTCAGACAATGCTATCTACACTCAAAAAAGACACCTTCCACCCGGACTTTTCGGAAAAACCCCCCTGGAATCCCAGCCCAATCAAGTACCATTACAACACCCTCCCATTCTCCAGGGTGCTATGCCCCCCAGCACAGGCCTTTAGAGTGGCCCTTGATTCGATCACCCTCACGCTCGCTGACATTGTGTATTATACTGACGGCTCTGTAGACAGGGAGGTTCCTGCGGCAGCTGCAGCTGCAGCAGTCTACTCCCCACATTTCTCGGCCTGCTGGGGgatctccaacaatgcctccacactcCAAATTGAACTAGTTGCCATACTCAAAGCCCTCACACACTCACTCACCAGTCAAGGTAACACCCTGATACATACTGACTCCATAGGAGCCATGGCAGCAATCAGGAGCCAAGATATCCGAGAAAacacactcatcatctcctccatCAGACAGATAGCCCACACACATGCTCTCCAGAACCGACAGGTCACATtaaattggatccccagtcatataggTATACTCGGTAATGAAGAAGCTGATCAATTAGCAAAGCAGGCCCTCCAAGTCACCACTATCAGCATAATCCTCAACCCATCGCATGAACAATTCAAATCAGCAATGAATGCTTACTCTCAAACACAACTACATAGCTCCATCAGACAAGCCCTATTTGCCTCATCAAAATCAGCAAAATGGTATATCAACACTACCAACCTGGCACCACATGATCTACCAAAGAACATGTTCCGGAAACTAGCAGTAATCTACCACAGACTAAGGTTAGGGTACCCTTGCTCATGGGAAATCATCCACCCTGAGGATAGGCAATGCAGGTACTGCGAAGCTGTTCCGGCACTCCCGCTAGAGCATTACCTCTGCCACTGCCCAGAAACCACAAATCTAAAGCAAAACCTTGGTCAAGGAGTGCCGCATACTGCAGAACAGGTGACTGCCCACATTCTCAAAAACATAGAGACGCTTGCAGGTTTTCTGCGATCTTACCCCCCACCTAGGTAA